From a single Bemisia tabaci chromosome 10, PGI_BMITA_v3 genomic region:
- the LOC109029843 gene encoding uncharacterized protein isoform X1, whose amino-acid sequence MLSCSFSESPGLRPGHLQSRINASRDRVHFVVATQETGLRNILSSCKTSKPLIHWTPRRSRMLPLSMPPRALPKILTVAILLTLAVGTSGSGSYTIMKGDTMWKIAERLRINLKALIAANPQIPNPDKIWPGQKINIPDPGQPVPGPAPTGPGGYPTGRGNEVGGAPIQFPNSYPAAPPSAGAPRYGGGAPPPGPPNYGAPQGPAVGAPNYGGGAPHSPAPGAPNYGAPQGPAPGAPNYGGGAPQGPAPGAPNYEVPQGPAPGAPNYGGGAPHSPAPGAPNYGAPQGPAPGAPTYGGGAPQQFPAPSYGGGFPQQGPSAGAPNYGGGAPPKGPSPGATPYGGGAPQQDPRPAAPAYGAGPPKQPTWLSAAGAPPPPSCPPCSCAAPYSVGGGYSKG is encoded by the exons ATGCTATCTTGTTCCttttcggaaagtccgggaCTTAGACCTGGTCATCTTCAGTCGAGAATAAATGCCTCGCGTGATCGTGTTCATTTCGTTGTGGCCACGCAGGAGACAGGACTGAGAAATATCCTCAG CTCTTGCAAgacctccaagcctctcattcACTGGACTCCGCGACGAAGCAGGATGTTACCGCTAAGTATGCCACCTAGAGCTCTCCCGAAAATTTTGACGGTGGCCATCCTCCTGACCCTGGCCGTGGGCACGAGTGGATCGGGCTCCTACACCATCATGAAGGGCGACACCATGTGGAAGATCGCCGAGCGCCTCCGGATCAACCTCAAAGCCCTCATCGCCGCCAACCCGCAGATCCCGAACCCCGACAAGATCTGGCCCGGACAGAAGATCAACATCCCGGACCCGGGACAGCCGGTCCCTGGCCCCGCACCCACCGGCCCCGGAGGCTACCCCACCGGGAGGGGCAACGAAGTCGGAGGGGCGCCAATCCAGTTCCCTAATTCCTACCCAGCCGCCCCTCCTAGCGCGGGGGCTCCACGCTATGGTGGGGGCGCCCCTCCCCCGGGACCGCCCAATTATGGTGCTCCTCAAGGTCCTGCCGTAGGAGCCCCCAATTATGGAGGGGGCGCCCCTCACAGTCCTGCCCCAGGAGCTCCCAATTATGGTGCACCTCAAGGTCCTGCCCCCGGAGCCCCCAATTATGGAGGGGGTGCCCCTCAAGGTCCTGCTCCAGGAGCCCCTAATTATGAGGTCCCTCAAGGTCCTGCCCCAGGAGCCCCCAATTATGGAGGGGGCGCCCCTCACAGTCCTGCCCCGGGAGCTCCAAATTATGGTGCCCCTCAAGGTCCTGCCCCAGGAGCCCCCACTTACGGAGGGGGCGCCCCTCAGCAGTTCCCCGCTCCCAGCTACGGCGGTGGCTTCCCCCAACAAGGTCCTAGCGCAGGAGCCCCTAATTACGGAGGTGGTGCCCCTCCAAAAGGCCCCAGCCCGGGAGCCACCCCTTACGGAGGTGGGGCCCCCCAACAAGACCCCAGACCAGCGGCCCCTGCCTACGGTGCGGGGCCCCCAAAACAGCCCACTTGGCTGAGTGCTGCTGGGGCTCcgccacccccctcctgccctCCGTGTTCCTGTGCTGCGCCGTACTCAGTTGGTGGTGGGTACTCGAAGGGTTAG
- the LOC109029843 gene encoding uncharacterized protein isoform X3, translated as MLSCSFSESPGLRPGHLQSRINASRDRVHFVVATQETGLRNILSSCKTSKPLIHWTPRRSRMLPLSMPPRALPKILTVAILLTLAVGTSGSGSYTIMKGDTMWKIAERLRINLKALIAANPQIPNPDKIWPGQKINIPDPGQPVPGPAPTGPGGYPTGRGNEVGGAPIQFPNSYPAAPPSAGAPRYGGGAPPPGPPNYGAPQGPAVGAPNYGGGAPHSPAPGAPNYGAPQGPAPGAPNYGGGAPQGPAPGAPNYEVPQGPAPGAPTYGGGAPQQFPAPSYGGGFPQQGPSAGAPNYGGGAPPKGPSPGATPYGGGAPQQDPRPAAPAYGAGPPKQPTWLSAAGAPPPPSCPPCSCAAPYSVGGGYSKG; from the exons ATGCTATCTTGTTCCttttcggaaagtccgggaCTTAGACCTGGTCATCTTCAGTCGAGAATAAATGCCTCGCGTGATCGTGTTCATTTCGTTGTGGCCACGCAGGAGACAGGACTGAGAAATATCCTCAG CTCTTGCAAgacctccaagcctctcattcACTGGACTCCGCGACGAAGCAGGATGTTACCGCTAAGTATGCCACCTAGAGCTCTCCCGAAAATTTTGACGGTGGCCATCCTCCTGACCCTGGCCGTGGGCACGAGTGGATCGGGCTCCTACACCATCATGAAGGGCGACACCATGTGGAAGATCGCCGAGCGCCTCCGGATCAACCTCAAAGCCCTCATCGCCGCCAACCCGCAGATCCCGAACCCCGACAAGATCTGGCCCGGACAGAAGATCAACATCCCGGACCCGGGACAGCCGGTCCCTGGCCCCGCACCCACCGGCCCCGGAGGCTACCCCACCGGGAGGGGCAACGAAGTCGGAGGGGCGCCAATCCAGTTCCCTAATTCCTACCCAGCCGCCCCTCCTAGCGCGGGGGCTCCACGCTATGGTGGGGGCGCCCCTCCCCCGGGACCGCCCAATTATGGTGCTCCTCAAGGTCCTGCCGTAGGAGCCCCCAATTATGGAGGGGGCGCCCCTCACAGTCCTGCCCCAGGAGCTCCCAATTATGGTGCACCTCAAGGTCCTGCCCCCGGAGCCCCCAATTATGGAGGGGGTGCCCCTCAAGGTCCTGCTCCAGGAGCCCCTAATTATGAGGTCCCTCAAG GTCCTGCCCCAGGAGCCCCCACTTACGGAGGGGGCGCCCCTCAGCAGTTCCCCGCTCCCAGCTACGGCGGTGGCTTCCCCCAACAAGGTCCTAGCGCAGGAGCCCCTAATTACGGAGGTGGTGCCCCTCCAAAAGGCCCCAGCCCGGGAGCCACCCCTTACGGAGGTGGGGCCCCCCAACAAGACCCCAGACCAGCGGCCCCTGCCTACGGTGCGGGGCCCCCAAAACAGCCCACTTGGCTGAGTGCTGCTGGGGCTCcgccacccccctcctgccctCCGTGTTCCTGTGCTGCGCCGTACTCAGTTGGTGGTGGGTACTCGAAGGGTTAG
- the LOC109029843 gene encoding uncharacterized protein isoform X2 gives MLSCSFSESPGLRPGHLQSRINASRDRVHFVVATQETGLRNILSSCKTSKPLIHWTPRRSRMLPLSMPPRALPKILTVAILLTLAVGTSGSGSYTIMKGDTMWKIAERLRINLKALIAANPQIPNPDKIWPGQKINIPDPGQPVPGPAPTGPGGYPTGRGNEVGGAPIQFPNSYPAAPPSAGAPRYGGGAPPPGPPNYGAPQGPAVGAPNYGGGAPHSPAPGAPNYGAPQGPAPGAPNYGGGAPQGPAPGAPNYGGGAPHSPAPGAPNYGAPQGPAPGAPTYGGGAPQQFPAPSYGGGFPQQGPSAGAPNYGGGAPPKGPSPGATPYGGGAPQQDPRPAAPAYGAGPPKQPTWLSAAGAPPPPSCPPCSCAAPYSVGGGYSKG, from the exons ATGCTATCTTGTTCCttttcggaaagtccgggaCTTAGACCTGGTCATCTTCAGTCGAGAATAAATGCCTCGCGTGATCGTGTTCATTTCGTTGTGGCCACGCAGGAGACAGGACTGAGAAATATCCTCAG CTCTTGCAAgacctccaagcctctcattcACTGGACTCCGCGACGAAGCAGGATGTTACCGCTAAGTATGCCACCTAGAGCTCTCCCGAAAATTTTGACGGTGGCCATCCTCCTGACCCTGGCCGTGGGCACGAGTGGATCGGGCTCCTACACCATCATGAAGGGCGACACCATGTGGAAGATCGCCGAGCGCCTCCGGATCAACCTCAAAGCCCTCATCGCCGCCAACCCGCAGATCCCGAACCCCGACAAGATCTGGCCCGGACAGAAGATCAACATCCCGGACCCGGGACAGCCGGTCCCTGGCCCCGCACCCACCGGCCCCGGAGGCTACCCCACCGGGAGGGGCAACGAAGTCGGAGGGGCGCCAATCCAGTTCCCTAATTCCTACCCAGCCGCCCCTCCTAGCGCGGGGGCTCCACGCTATGGTGGGGGCGCCCCTCCCCCGGGACCGCCCAATTATGGTGCTCCTCAAGGTCCTGCCGTAGGAGCCCCCAATTATGGAGGGGGCGCCCCTCACAGTCCTGCCCCAGGAGCTCCCAATTATGGTGCACCTCAAGGTCCTGCCCCCGGAGCCCCCAATTATGGAGGGGGTGCCCCTCAAG GTCCTGCCCCAGGAGCCCCCAATTATGGAGGGGGCGCCCCTCACAGTCCTGCCCCGGGAGCTCCAAATTATGGTGCCCCTCAAGGTCCTGCCCCAGGAGCCCCCACTTACGGAGGGGGCGCCCCTCAGCAGTTCCCCGCTCCCAGCTACGGCGGTGGCTTCCCCCAACAAGGTCCTAGCGCAGGAGCCCCTAATTACGGAGGTGGTGCCCCTCCAAAAGGCCCCAGCCCGGGAGCCACCCCTTACGGAGGTGGGGCCCCCCAACAAGACCCCAGACCAGCGGCCCCTGCCTACGGTGCGGGGCCCCCAAAACAGCCCACTTGGCTGAGTGCTGCTGGGGCTCcgccacccccctcctgccctCCGTGTTCCTGTGCTGCGCCGTACTCAGTTGGTGGTGGGTACTCGAAGGGTTAG